Proteins encoded together in one Pseudorca crassidens isolate mPseCra1 chromosome 17, mPseCra1.hap1, whole genome shotgun sequence window:
- the TP53INP1 gene encoding tumor protein p53-inducible nuclear protein 1 isoform X1, giving the protein MFQRLNKMFVGEVNTSSNQEPEFSEKEDDEWILVDFIDTCTGFSAAEDEEEEDISEESPTEHPSVFSCLPASLECLTDTSDSCFLQFESCPMEESWFITPPPCFTAGGLTTIKVETSPMENLLIEHPSMSVYAVHNPCPSLSEAHCGTEEFHNPSSPRVEAQSEMGQHIHCYVAALAAHTAFLEQPKSFRPSQWIKEHSERQSLNRNSLRRQNLTRDCHSRQIKHNGWAVHQPCPRQYNY; this is encoded by the exons ATGTTTCAGAGACTGAATAAAATGTTTGTGGGTGAAGTCAATACTTCTTCCAACCAAGAACCAGAATTTAGTGAGAAAGAAGATGATGAATGGATTCTTGTTGACTTCATAG ACACTTGCACTGGTTTCTCAGCAGCAGAAGACGAGGAAGAAGAAGACATCAGTGAAGAGTCACCTACCGAGCACCCTTCAGTCTTTTCCTGTTTACCCGCGTCTCTCGAGTGCTTAACTGATACAAGTGATTCCTGCTTCCTCCAGTTTGAGTCCTGTCCGATGGAGGAGAGCTGGTTTATCACCCCTCCCCCGTGTTTTACTGCAGGTGGATTAACCACTATCAAGGTGGAAACCAGTCCTATGGAAAACCTTCTCATCGAACACCCCAGCATGTCTGTCTATGCTGTGCAtaacccctgccccagcctcagtGAGGCCCACTGTGGGACTGAGGAATTTCATAACCCAAGCAGTCCCAG agtGGAAGCTCAGAGTGAAATGGGGCAGCACATTCATTGCTATGTTGCAGCTCTCGCTGCTCATACAGCTTTTCTGGAGCAACCCAAGAGCTTTCGCCCTTCCCAGTGGATAAAAGAACACAGTGAAAGACAGTCTCTGAACAGAAATAGCCTTCGTCGCCAAAATCTTACCAGGGATTGCCACTCTCGGCAAATCAAGCACAATGGCTGGGCTGTCCATCAGCCCTGCCCACGTCAGTACAATTACTAA
- the TP53INP1 gene encoding tumor protein p53-inducible nuclear protein 1 isoform X2 yields MFQRLNKMFVGEVNTSSNQEPEFSEKEDDEWILVDFIDTCTGFSAAEDEEEEDISEESPTEHPSVFSCLPASLECLTDTSDSCFLQFESCPMEESWFITPPPCFTAGGLTTIKVETSPMENLLIEHPSMSVYAVHNPCPSLSEAHCGTEEFHNPSSPRARKSCL; encoded by the exons ATGTTTCAGAGACTGAATAAAATGTTTGTGGGTGAAGTCAATACTTCTTCCAACCAAGAACCAGAATTTAGTGAGAAAGAAGATGATGAATGGATTCTTGTTGACTTCATAG ACACTTGCACTGGTTTCTCAGCAGCAGAAGACGAGGAAGAAGAAGACATCAGTGAAGAGTCACCTACCGAGCACCCTTCAGTCTTTTCCTGTTTACCCGCGTCTCTCGAGTGCTTAACTGATACAAGTGATTCCTGCTTCCTCCAGTTTGAGTCCTGTCCGATGGAGGAGAGCTGGTTTATCACCCCTCCCCCGTGTTTTACTGCAGGTGGATTAACCACTATCAAGGTGGAAACCAGTCCTATGGAAAACCTTCTCATCGAACACCCCAGCATGTCTGTCTATGCTGTGCAtaacccctgccccagcctcagtGAGGCCCACTGTGGGACTGAGGAATTTCATAACCCAAGCAGTCCCAG GGCCAGGAAAAGCTGCTTATAA